In one window of Oncorhynchus gorbuscha isolate QuinsamMale2020 ecotype Even-year linkage group LG23, OgorEven_v1.0, whole genome shotgun sequence DNA:
- the LOC124011364 gene encoding forkhead box protein I1-ema-like, translated as MASFEPQGQSPPCCGPQFPSLGQEPPELSMYSDCYYPPPSLPSPQRTTPTSYDYSTSSPNPYLWFNGSGINAPPYLATTGPPGNPGPPFVPQHYGMQRPYLGPGGAGVPGGELGWFSLPSQEDLMKLVRPPYSYSALIAMAIHGAPERRLTLSQIYQYVADNFPFYNKSKAGWQNSIRHNLSLNDCFKKVPRDEDDPGKGNYWTLDPNCEKMFDNGNFRRKRKRKSDSLSGGEGGSGGSEPGEPGRSPEPPSNHGIDMSPTPERIPTPSTTGPAPCLSSFLSEMSGVVSGGANEIVGDSLNRALPITLDGTQRPTQPGGFGSYSPSSGASEWASQLPPPHGLSSSPTHSSLGYSSPILSQFNGHFYPGLGSASILYPREGTEV; from the exons ATGGCGTCGTTCGAACCTCAGGGTCAGTCTCCTCCTTGCTGTGGCCCCCAGTTCCCCAGCCTGGGCCAGGAACCTCCAGAACTCAGCATGTACAGTGACTGCTACTACCCTCCTCCATCGCTCCCCAGCCCCCAGCGCACCACCCCCACCTCCTATGACTACAGCACCTCCTCCCCTAATCCTTACCTGTGGTTCAATGGATCCGGCATCAACGCTCCCCCATATCTGGCCACCACTGGGCCCCCAGGAAACCCCGGGCCACCCTTCGTCCCCCAGCACTATGGGATGCAGAGGCCTTACCTGGGGCCTGGCGGGGCAGGGGTCCCTGGGGGGGAGCTGGGCTGGTTCTCTCTGCCCTCACAGGAAGACCTGATGAAGCTGGTCCGCCCGCCCTACTCCTACTCCGCCCTCATCGCCATGGCGATCCATGGTGCCCCGGAGCGGAGGCTGACCTTGAGTCAGATCTACCAGTATGTGGCCGATAACTTCCCCTTCTACAACAAGAGCAAGGCTGGCTGGCAGAACTCCATCAGGCACAACCTGTCACTCAACGACTGCTTTAAGAAGGTCCCCAGAGATGAGGACGACCCTG GTAAGGGTAACTATTGgacactagacccaaactgtgAGAAGATGTTTGACAACGGAAACTTCCGTCGTAAAAGGAAGAGGAAGTCTGATTCACTgtctggaggagagggggggtcaGGGGGGTCGGAGCCAGGTGAGCCAGGTCGGAGCCCCGAACCCCCCAGCAACCACGGAATCGACATGTCTCCCACGCCAGAGAGAATCCCCACCCCTTCAACCACAGGTCCCGCCCCTTGCTTGAGCAGCTTCCTGTCTGAGATGTCTGGAGTGGTGTCAGGGGGAGCCAATGAGATCGTAGGAGATTCGCTGAACCGGGCCCTCCCCATAACCCTGGATGGGACCCAGAGGCCTACACAGCCTGGGGGTTTTGGTAGTTACTCCCCCAGCTCGGGTGCTTCGGAGTGGGCTTCCCAGCTGCCGCCTCCCCATGGCCTCTCCTCCTCGCCCACCCACTCTTCCCTGGGTTACAGCAGCCCCATCCTCAGCCAGTTCAATGGGCATTTCTACCCTGGCTTGGGCTCAGCAAGCATCCTATACCCACGGGAAGGCACAGAGGTCTGA